A single window of Candidatus Nitrosocosmicus arcticus DNA harbors:
- a CDS encoding LSM domain-containing protein has protein sequence MINNMAASPSQQPTKRPLNVLQRSLNRKVAVRLKSEIEYRGKMSNVDSYMNLILVDAEEFDGSDLLANYGKVVIRGNNVLFIKLEKEF, from the coding sequence TTGATTAACAATATGGCAGCATCACCTTCACAACAACCTACTAAGAGACCATTAAATGTTTTACAGCGTTCTTTGAACAGAAAAGTTGCTGTAAGGTTAAAAAGCGAAATCGAATATAGAGGCAAAATGTCTAATGTAGATTCTTATATGAATCTGATTCTAGTTGATGCAGAAGAATTTGATGGATCTGATCTGTTAGCAAATTACGGTAAAGTAGTTATAAGAGGTAATAACGTGCTTTTCATTAAATTAGAGAAAGAATTCTAA